One stretch of Chryseobacterium indologenes DNA includes these proteins:
- the thrA gene encoding bifunctional aspartate kinase/homoserine dehydrogenase I, producing the protein MKILKFGGTSVANAQNILLVENIIKKESSKNDVVVIVSALHGVTDLLINAAEYASVKNEDYLQLLKNAEEKHLNLIKELIPVLDQSSLLSFVKKHFNDLEDLCNGIFVLGELTPRIKDKIASYGEFLSSNIIAARLQHQEMDCLWMNSEELIRTDSNFTHAKVDFNITNENFKNYFNKYQNRIFIGPGFIASDEKKRTTTLGRGGSDYSAAIIAAAIHAEELQIWTDVSGMMTADPRLASHAKPIAEISYHEAMELSHFGAKVIYPPSIQPVMVKNINLKIKNTFDPEAQGTLISHNLAIPENEKHQVAVGVSNMGNIALLTLEGSGMVGIPGISAKLFQCLSQEKINIILITQGSSEHSITIAIHEKDVSLAENAINTSFADDINLKRVAPITIETDLSIVALVGENMKSRSGVSAKMFGCLGNNGINIRTIAQGSSERNISVVISEKDARKAVNVLHEEFFESEIKQIHLYICGTGNVGKKLIQQIYDQNQYLRENHFINLRIAGLSNSRRMLLADKGISEKDYISWNESGIEASVQKFAEEIITRNLRNSVFVDITASSEIPGVYESLLKKSINIVACNKIAASSDFDTYTSLKNTARNHNCSFHFETNVGAGLPVIGTINDLIKSGDKITSIEAVLSGTLNFVFNTYDGSRTFSEVVAEAQKEGYTEPDPRLDLSGTDVARKILILAREAGYPLQFEEIENIGFLPEACMKGSVENFYEKLAAYENHFKSLLDNAQKEGKILKYTAEFKDGKAKVGLEHVAPGSDLFHLYGKDNIVIFKTLRYSEQPLVIKGAGAGAEVTASGIFADIIRSV; encoded by the coding sequence ATGAAAATCTTAAAATTCGGCGGAACATCAGTCGCCAATGCTCAAAATATCCTGCTGGTAGAAAATATTATCAAAAAAGAATCTTCAAAAAATGATGTTGTGGTCATTGTATCAGCTCTTCATGGGGTAACAGATCTTCTTATCAACGCTGCAGAATATGCTTCCGTTAAAAATGAAGATTATTTACAATTGCTTAAAAATGCAGAAGAAAAACATCTGAACCTTATTAAAGAACTTATTCCTGTTTTAGATCAAAGTTCTTTATTAAGCTTTGTGAAAAAACATTTCAATGATCTTGAAGACTTATGCAACGGAATTTTCGTTCTTGGTGAACTTACTCCAAGGATCAAAGATAAAATTGCTTCGTATGGAGAATTCCTGTCGTCAAATATTATTGCAGCCAGACTTCAGCATCAGGAAATGGATTGTCTTTGGATGAATTCGGAAGAACTCATTAGAACTGACAGTAATTTCACTCATGCAAAAGTAGATTTCAATATCACTAATGAGAACTTTAAAAATTATTTCAACAAGTATCAGAACCGCATCTTTATAGGTCCGGGTTTTATAGCCAGTGATGAAAAAAAACGTACTACAACATTAGGCCGTGGTGGTTCAGATTATTCTGCGGCAATTATTGCGGCTGCCATTCACGCAGAAGAACTTCAGATATGGACAGATGTAAGCGGAATGATGACCGCTGATCCTCGTTTGGCATCTCATGCAAAACCTATTGCAGAAATTTCCTATCATGAAGCTATGGAGCTTTCTCATTTTGGAGCAAAAGTTATTTATCCCCCATCCATTCAACCTGTGATGGTAAAAAATATTAACCTTAAAATTAAAAATACTTTTGATCCTGAGGCACAGGGAACATTGATATCCCACAATCTGGCAATTCCAGAAAATGAAAAGCATCAGGTAGCAGTAGGAGTTTCAAATATGGGTAATATTGCCCTTCTCACTTTAGAAGGAAGCGGCATGGTAGGCATTCCCGGTATTTCTGCGAAGCTGTTTCAGTGTTTAAGCCAAGAAAAAATAAATATTATCCTGATCACACAAGGCTCCTCAGAACATTCCATCACCATAGCCATTCATGAAAAAGATGTATCATTGGCTGAAAATGCTATTAACACTTCTTTTGCAGATGATATTAATTTAAAAAGAGTAGCTCCCATTACCATAGAAACTGACCTTTCCATTGTAGCTTTAGTAGGTGAAAACATGAAAAGCAGAAGTGGTGTAAGTGCTAAAATGTTTGGATGTCTTGGTAACAACGGAATCAATATCAGAACCATTGCACAAGGTTCTTCAGAAAGAAATATCAGTGTGGTTATTTCTGAAAAAGATGCCAGAAAAGCAGTTAATGTTCTTCATGAAGAATTTTTCGAATCTGAAATAAAGCAGATCCATCTGTATATCTGTGGAACAGGAAATGTAGGTAAAAAACTTATCCAACAGATCTATGACCAGAACCAATATCTTAGAGAAAATCATTTCATCAATTTAAGAATTGCAGGTCTATCCAACAGCAGAAGGATGCTTTTAGCAGACAAAGGTATATCTGAAAAAGACTACATCAGTTGGAATGAATCAGGCATAGAAGCTTCAGTTCAAAAATTTGCAGAAGAAATAATAACCCGCAATCTCAGAAACTCTGTTTTTGTAGATATTACTGCGAGTTCTGAAATTCCGGGAGTATACGAAAGCCTGTTGAAAAAGAGCATCAATATTGTTGCTTGCAATAAGATTGCTGCTTCCTCAGATTTTGATACCTATACCTCTTTAAAAAATACCGCCAGAAATCATAATTGCAGTTTTCACTTTGAAACCAATGTAGGAGCAGGACTTCCGGTAATTGGAACCATTAACGATCTCATCAAAAGCGGTGATAAAATAACTTCTATTGAAGCTGTCCTGAGCGGGACATTAAACTTTGTATTCAACACTTATGATGGCAGCAGAACATTTTCCGAAGTTGTGGCTGAGGCACAAAAAGAAGGCTATACAGAACCGGACCCAAGACTGGATCTTTCAGGAACTGACGTAGCCAGAAAGATTTTAATTCTGGCCAGAGAAGCCGGATATCCACTTCAGTTTGAAGAGATTGAAAATATAGGTTTCCTGCCTGAAGCCTGTATGAAAGGAAGTGTAGAAAATTTCTATGAAAAACTGGCAGCGTATGAAAATCACTTTAAATCTTTATTGGATAACGCCCAAAAAGAAGGCAAAATATTAAAGTATACAGCAGAATTTAAAGACGGAAAAGCCAAGGTAGGCCTAGAACACGTAGCTCCGGGAAGCGACCTGTTTCATCTTTATGGAAAAGATAATATTGTCATTTTTAAAACCCTGAGATATTCTGAGCAGCCATTAGTCATCAAAGGTGCAGGTGCAGGAGCTGAAGTAACTGCCAGTGGTATTTTCGCAGACATTATCCGTTCAGTTTAA
- a CDS encoding homoserine kinase yields MKKVKLKIPATVANLVCGFDILGMAVNEPYDEMEIQVLETPEIIIKHKDSFGLPEEVSKNVAGVVLLKIQEHFDLKNGFEVIIHKHIKPGSGLGSSAASAAGAAMGANILLGNIMSKDEMVHFAMFGEELASGVRHADNIAPCIYGGITLVKSTNPIDIIPLNAPDLYVAAVHPQVEVKTSDSRQILKKNITLKSAVEQWGNIAGLVAGIQKNDFALIGRSLNDVIIEPVRSILIPRFNEIKSGSFQIGALGGGISGSGPSIFMLAEKKETAEKIANLMKAIYDEINIENFVYVSKINPVGIEVIEEPKLD; encoded by the coding sequence ATGAAAAAAGTAAAATTAAAGATTCCGGCTACTGTAGCTAATTTAGTATGTGGGTTTGATATCCTTGGAATGGCTGTGAATGAGCCTTATGATGAAATGGAAATCCAGGTGCTGGAAACTCCTGAAATCATCATTAAGCATAAAGACTCTTTTGGTCTTCCTGAAGAAGTATCTAAAAATGTTGCAGGGGTAGTCCTTTTAAAAATTCAGGAACATTTCGATCTAAAAAATGGTTTTGAAGTTATTATTCATAAACATATAAAACCAGGAAGCGGACTGGGCTCCAGCGCGGCTAGCGCCGCTGGAGCTGCCATGGGAGCCAATATCCTATTAGGAAATATCATGTCGAAAGATGAGATGGTACATTTTGCCATGTTTGGTGAAGAACTAGCTTCCGGAGTCCGCCATGCAGACAATATAGCTCCTTGTATTTATGGCGGAATTACTTTAGTAAAATCTACAAATCCCATTGATATTATTCCATTGAATGCACCTGATTTATATGTTGCGGCAGTACATCCTCAGGTTGAAGTTAAAACTTCCGATTCAAGACAGATTTTAAAGAAAAATATCACCTTAAAAAGTGCTGTTGAACAATGGGGAAATATTGCCGGATTGGTAGCGGGGATCCAGAAAAATGATTTTGCACTGATTGGCAGAAGTCTCAACGATGTTATCATAGAACCTGTCCGAAGTATTTTAATTCCAAGATTTAATGAAATTAAGTCGGGAAGTTTTCAGATTGGAGCATTAGGAGGAGGAATTTCAGGATCAGGACCATCTATTTTTATGTTAGCCGAAAAAAAAGAAACTGCAGAAAAGATTGCTAACCTGATGAAAGCAATATATGACGAAATTAATATCGAGAATTTCGTCTATGTTTCAAAAATAAACCCTGTAGGAATTGAAGTTATTGAAGAACCCAAACTAGATTAA
- the thrC gene encoding threonine synthase, whose protein sequence is MKYYNLKDREEKIDFKTATIKGQGKSKGLFFPESIPPFKEEFIQNLNQYSDEEIAYQCMKDFIGDEIPSEVLKKIVSETISFEIPLRKINEDISVLELFHGPTLAFKDIGAGFMSRCLSYFLENQQKDVTVLVATSGDTGGAVAHGFYDLPGIDVVILYPKNRVSPVQEKQLTVLGKNIYALEVNGSFDDCQSLVKQAFSNEEINNQLFLTSANSINIARWLPQQIYYLLALKQWQQTENKAPVICVPSGNFGNICAGVLAHLRGLPVEHFIAACNANNVIPEYLETQNFNPKKAIATLSNAMDVGDPSNFVRILELFNNEFEPLKNKISGYSIDDSKTIQTIEKVYNTEHYILEPHSAVAFVALGQYLKDNPGKKGFILGTAHPVKFPDAVENAIKAKIEIPQSLNTLMKKEKKTVEINPDFEELRRFLLDKN, encoded by the coding sequence ATGAAATATTATAACTTAAAAGACAGAGAAGAAAAGATAGATTTCAAAACTGCAACCATAAAAGGACAAGGAAAAAGCAAAGGATTATTCTTTCCTGAAAGTATTCCGCCATTCAAAGAGGAATTTATTCAAAACCTTAATCAATATTCTGATGAAGAGATTGCTTATCAGTGTATGAAAGACTTCATCGGAGATGAGATTCCTTCAGAAGTCCTTAAAAAGATTGTTTCGGAAACCATTAGTTTTGAAATTCCTTTAAGAAAAATTAATGAGGATATCTCAGTTCTAGAGCTTTTTCATGGTCCTACCCTTGCATTCAAGGATATTGGTGCTGGATTTATGAGCAGATGCTTATCTTATTTTTTAGAAAACCAGCAAAAAGATGTGACCGTTTTAGTCGCCACTTCCGGAGATACCGGCGGAGCTGTTGCTCATGGTTTTTATGATCTTCCTGGTATTGACGTTGTTATTCTTTATCCTAAAAACAGGGTAAGTCCTGTTCAGGAAAAACAGCTTACAGTATTGGGAAAAAATATTTACGCACTGGAAGTGAACGGAAGTTTCGATGACTGTCAAAGCCTGGTAAAACAAGCTTTTTCCAATGAAGAAATCAACAACCAGTTATTTCTCACTTCGGCCAATTCCATCAATATAGCAAGATGGCTTCCACAGCAGATCTATTATTTATTAGCATTAAAGCAATGGCAACAAACAGAAAACAAAGCACCTGTCATCTGTGTTCCAAGTGGAAATTTTGGAAATATCTGTGCTGGAGTTTTAGCCCATCTCCGAGGCCTTCCTGTAGAACACTTTATTGCAGCCTGCAATGCTAATAATGTTATTCCTGAATACTTAGAAACCCAGAATTTTAATCCTAAAAAGGCTATAGCAACCTTATCCAATGCTATGGATGTGGGAGACCCAAGTAATTTTGTCAGAATCCTTGAACTTTTTAATAATGAATTTGAACCTTTAAAAAATAAGATATCAGGTTATTCAATTGATGATTCAAAAACCATACAGACAATTGAAAAAGTTTATAACACAGAACATTATATTCTGGAGCCGCACAGTGCTGTAGCCTTTGTCGCTCTTGGGCAATACCTTAAAGATAATCCAGGTAAAAAAGGGTTTATTCTGGGAACGGCACATCCTGTGAAATTTCCTGATGCTGTAGAAAATGCAATCAAAGCAAAAATTGAAATTCCCCAATCCCTGAATACTTTGATGAAAAAAGAGAAAAAAACTGTAGAAATAAATCCAGATTTTGAAGAATTAAGACGATTTTTGCTTGATAAAAATTAA
- the folB gene encoding dihydroneopterin aldolase translates to MMSKIYLEDVKIYAYHGVLPEENIIGTYYILNAELHTDLWKAAESDDLNDTISYADINDIIHQEMNIKSKLLEHVAGRIISKIHDRFPQIDYIKLKLTKTAPPMQGEMKGASIELEKSFKPEN, encoded by the coding sequence ATAATGAGTAAGATATATCTTGAAGATGTAAAAATATATGCCTACCACGGGGTTTTACCTGAAGAAAATATTATTGGCACCTATTATATTTTGAATGCAGAACTTCATACCGATTTGTGGAAGGCAGCAGAATCCGATGACCTGAATGATACCATAAGCTATGCAGATATCAACGATATTATTCATCAGGAAATGAACATCAAGTCCAAGCTTCTGGAACATGTTGCAGGGAGAATTATTTCAAAAATACATGATCGTTTTCCACAAATCGACTATATCAAGCTTAAGCTAACCAAAACAGCACCACCTATGCAAGGTGAAATGAAAGGGGCAAGCATTGAACTGGAAAAAAGTTTTAAACCGGAAAATTAA
- a CDS encoding DUF4403 family protein: MKFVKILFLVAFINAFGQTGVDNQLASYNFPKIKSSITMPVTIPLSELSNMVNASVKDLIYQDDSYTDNNNDQFKVKVWKTRPIRLVGGTSQNLLIEVPLKIWAEKGIGTLGVYTYQNTTFETVMSFNTTVTFKNNWTIITNTRPNGFRWVTKPVLDYGRIQIPITPIVEKSLKEQQEKFCKTIDQQMATQLNFQQYAVMAWNTFAQPFNISEEYNTWLKVSPVGVNITPLKFYGNQINATLGIDIFSETFTGNKPAASPAVTSAANFNFSPTVADKFVLQTTANIPFTEASNMARKTFLNKEFDIRDSKVKVTDIRVYGVDNRIVIEAQTDGYIKGTAVISGIPVYDEIKRKIVLSDTKFKLKTMNILQKTASMLFQGKIVKMIEEEYGIPTQELEETSRKSIEDAFNKEYYKGLKMSGKVFNLKPSKILLNSTGITAVIDTNATLKLLVNGF, encoded by the coding sequence TTGAAATTCGTTAAAATATTATTTTTAGTAGCATTCATCAATGCTTTCGGTCAGACAGGTGTTGATAATCAATTGGCAAGTTATAACTTCCCAAAGATTAAATCCAGCATAACCATGCCGGTAACCATTCCGCTTTCAGAACTTAGTAATATGGTAAACGCCTCTGTGAAAGACCTCATCTACCAGGATGATTCGTATACCGACAATAACAATGATCAGTTTAAAGTTAAAGTCTGGAAAACCAGGCCTATCCGTTTGGTGGGTGGAACCAGTCAAAACCTCTTGATTGAAGTTCCATTAAAAATCTGGGCAGAAAAAGGAATTGGAACACTTGGAGTTTACACTTACCAGAATACGACTTTTGAAACGGTAATGTCTTTTAATACGACTGTTACCTTTAAAAATAACTGGACAATTATCACGAATACCCGCCCCAACGGCTTTAGATGGGTAACAAAACCAGTTCTTGATTATGGCAGAATACAAATACCTATTACACCAATTGTTGAAAAGAGTTTAAAAGAACAGCAAGAGAAATTCTGTAAAACTATAGATCAGCAAATGGCTACCCAGCTGAATTTTCAGCAATATGCAGTGATGGCTTGGAATACATTTGCGCAGCCATTCAATATTTCTGAAGAATACAATACCTGGCTAAAAGTAAGTCCGGTAGGTGTTAATATCACGCCGTTAAAATTCTATGGAAATCAGATTAATGCCACTCTTGGGATTGATATTTTCTCAGAAACATTTACAGGAAATAAGCCTGCTGCCTCCCCCGCTGTAACTTCAGCTGCTAATTTTAATTTCTCTCCTACTGTTGCAGATAAATTTGTGCTACAGACTACAGCTAATATTCCTTTTACGGAAGCCAGTAATATGGCCAGAAAAACATTTTTAAATAAGGAATTTGACATCAGAGATTCCAAGGTAAAAGTTACAGATATCAGAGTATATGGTGTAGATAACAGAATTGTCATTGAAGCACAAACAGACGGTTATATCAAAGGAACTGCTGTCATTTCAGGAATTCCGGTATACGATGAAATCAAAAGAAAAATTGTCTTATCAGACACGAAGTTCAAGCTTAAAACAATGAATATTCTTCAAAAAACTGCTTCCATGCTGTTCCAGGGAAAAATTGTCAAGATGATTGAAGAAGAATATGGAATTCCAACCCAGGAACTTGAAGAAACATCAAGAAAAAGTATTGAGGATGCTTTCAACAAAGAATATTATAAAGGATTAAAGATGAGCGGAAAGGTATTTAACCTAAAGCCAAGCAAAATCCTTCTTAACAGCACAGGAATTACTGCTGTCATTGATACTAATGCTACATTAAAACTTCTTGTCAACGGATTCTAA
- a CDS encoding RDD family protein produces the protein MKRILNVVEYNKASLWIRLANNFIDLIIIYIANYFLSVICHFLYKVTSIEFFYFYNNGSFLWKLFIGNFNYILYYFLMENYLDGRTISKYITGTKVISTDGTHPTTQQIIYRTLSRVVPFDGLSFLGVNGWHDSWSDTRVINLKNYMAEIQAKSEIDSLGKKEIA, from the coding sequence ATGAAAAGAATCTTAAATGTTGTTGAATACAATAAGGCTTCATTATGGATAAGGCTTGCCAATAATTTCATAGATCTTATCATAATATATATTGCCAACTATTTCCTCTCTGTTATTTGTCACTTTCTTTATAAAGTAACTTCAATTGAATTTTTCTACTTTTATAACAATGGAAGTTTTTTATGGAAGCTCTTTATTGGAAATTTCAACTATATTCTCTACTATTTTCTGATGGAAAACTATCTGGATGGAAGAACAATCTCAAAATATATTACAGGAACAAAAGTAATCAGTACAGATGGTACCCACCCCACTACCCAACAAATTATATACAGAACCCTTTCTAGAGTTGTTCCTTTTGATGGGCTTTCTTTTCTTGGGGTAAACGGATGGCACGATAGCTGGAGTGATACACGTGTAATTAATCTAAAAAATTATATGGCTGAAATTCAAGCAAAAAGCGAAATTGATAGTCTGGGAAAGAAAGAAATTGCATAA
- a CDS encoding glutathione synthase, which yields MSQKQFKKTDFAQNDEKQYQAEFNRSEIGEGINLIIQRLNEKGEYETVQAPVRRLNDHIIVVWDHPFDGRLIFDE from the coding sequence ATGTCACAAAAACAGTTTAAAAAAACAGATTTTGCTCAAAATGATGAAAAGCAATATCAGGCAGAGTTTAATAGGAGCGAAATAGGAGAAGGAATAAATCTCATTATTCAAAGACTAAATGAAAAAGGAGAATATGAAACAGTACAGGCTCCTGTTAGAAGATTAAACGATCACATTATCGTCGTTTGGGATCATCCTTTTGATGGAAGACTTATTTTTGATGAATAA